Proteins from a genomic interval of Equus quagga isolate Etosha38 chromosome 13, UCLA_HA_Equagga_1.0, whole genome shotgun sequence:
- the NAE1 gene encoding NEDD8-activating enzyme E1 regulatory subunit isoform X1: protein MAQPGKLLKEQKYDRQLRLWGDHGQEALESAHVCLINATATGTEILKNLVLPGIGSFTIIDGNQVSGEDAGNNFFLQRSSIGKNRAQAAMEFLQELNNDVSGSFVEESPENLLDNDPSFFCRFTIVVATQLPESTLLRLADVLWNSQIPLLVCRTYGLVGYMRIIIKEHPVIESHPDNALADLRLDKPFPELREHFQSYDLEHMEKKDHSHTPWIVIVAKYLAQWYSETNGRIPKTYKEKEDFRDLIRQGILKNENGAPEDEENFEEAIKNVNTALNTTQIPSSIEDIFNDDRCINITKQTPSFWILARALKEFVAKEGQGNLPVRGTIPDMIADSGKYIKLQNVYREKAKKDAAAVGNHVAKLLQSIGQAPESISEKELKLLCSNSAFLRVVRCRSLAEEYGLDTVNKDEIISSMDNPDNEIVLYLMLRAVDRFHKQHGRYPGVSNYQVEEDIGKLKSCLTGFLQEYGLSVMVKDDYVHEFCRYGAAEPHTIAAFLGGAAAQEVIKIITKQFVIFNNTYIYSGMSQTSATFQL from the exons ATGGCGCAGCCGGGGAAGCTGCTGAAGGAGCAGAAGTACGACCGGCAGCTGAG GTTGTGGGGTGATCATGGGCAAGAGGCTTTAGAGTCCGCTCATGTTTGCCTAATAAATGCGACAGCAACAGGAACTGAAATTCTTAAAAACTTGGTACTACCAG GTATTGGTTCGTTTACAATTATTGATGGAAATCAGGTCAGCGGAGAAGATGCTGGAAATAa ttttttccttcaaagaagCAGTATTGGCAAG aaccgaGCTCAAGCTGCCATGGAATTCTTACAAGAATTAAATAATGATGTCTCTGGAAGTTTTGTGGAAGAG AGTCCAGAAAACCTTCTAGACAATGATCCTTCATTTTTCTGTAGGTTTACCATTGTGGTTGCAACTCAGCTTCCTGAAAg TACATTACTACGTTTAGCAGATGTCCTGTGGAATTCCCAAATCCCTCTTTTGGTCTGTAGGACATATGGACTAGTTGGTTATATGAGGATCATTATAAAAGAACATCCAG TAATCGAATCTCATCCAGACAATGCATTAGCGGATCTACGGCTGGATAAGCCATTTCCTGAGCTGAGAGAACATTTTCAGTCTTATGATTTGGAGCATATGGAAAAAAAG gaCCATAGCCACACTCCATGGATTGTGATCGTAGCTAAATATTTAGCACAGTGGTATAGTGAA ACAAATGGACGAATACCTAAAAcgtataaagaaaaagaagacttcaGAGATTTGATTAGACAAG GAATTCTGAAGAATGAAAATGGGGCTCCAGAAGATGAAGAGAATTTTGAAGAAGCTATTAAAAATGTGAACACAGCACTAAATACAACTCAG ATCCCAAGCAGTATTGAAGATATATTTAATGATGATCGCTGCATAAATATCACCAAACAg aCTCCATCATTTTGGATTTTAGCTCGTGCTTTAAAAGAATTTGTGGCCAAAGAGGGTCAAGGAAATTTACCTGTTCGAGGCACAATTCCTGATATGATCGCAGATTCAGGCAAATATATAAAACTGCAAAATGT TTACcgtgaaaaagcaaagaaagatgctgctgctgtgggTAATCATGTTGCCAAATTGCTGCAGTCTATCGGCCAG GCACCAGAGTCCATttcagagaaagaattaaaattactCT GCAGCAATTCTGCATTTCTTCGCGTAGTAAGATGTCGATCCTTAGCTGAAGAATATGGCTTGGATACAGTTAACAAGGATGAAATTA tttccaGCATGGACAATCCAGATAATGAGATAGTATTATACTTAATGTTACGGGCTGTTGATAGGTTTCATAAACAACATGGTAGATATCCAG GGGTATCTAACTATCAAGTTGAAGAAGATATAGGAAAGTTGAAGTCTTGTCTCACTGGCTTCCTTCAGGAATATGGATTATCTGTAATGGTGAAAGATGATTATGTCCACGAATT TTGCCGATACGGAGCTGCTGAGCCACACACCATTGCTGCGTTCTTAGGGG GAGCTGCTGCTCAAGAGGTTATCAAAATAATCACCAaacaatttgtaatttttaataatacttACATTTACAGTGGCATGTCACAAACGTCAGCAACTTTCCAGTTGTAG
- the NAE1 gene encoding NEDD8-activating enzyme E1 regulatory subunit isoform X2: protein MEFLQELNNDVSGSFVEESPENLLDNDPSFFCRFTIVVATQLPESTLLRLADVLWNSQIPLLVCRTYGLVGYMRIIIKEHPVIESHPDNALADLRLDKPFPELREHFQSYDLEHMEKKDHSHTPWIVIVAKYLAQWYSETNGRIPKTYKEKEDFRDLIRQGILKNENGAPEDEENFEEAIKNVNTALNTTQIPSSIEDIFNDDRCINITKQTPSFWILARALKEFVAKEGQGNLPVRGTIPDMIADSGKYIKLQNVYREKAKKDAAAVGNHVAKLLQSIGQAPESISEKELKLLCSNSAFLRVVRCRSLAEEYGLDTVNKDEIISSMDNPDNEIVLYLMLRAVDRFHKQHGRYPGVSNYQVEEDIGKLKSCLTGFLQEYGLSVMVKDDYVHEFCRYGAAEPHTIAAFLGGAAAQEVIKIITKQFVIFNNTYIYSGMSQTSATFQL from the exons ATGGAATTCTTACAAGAATTAAATAATGATGTCTCTGGAAGTTTTGTGGAAGAG AGTCCAGAAAACCTTCTAGACAATGATCCTTCATTTTTCTGTAGGTTTACCATTGTGGTTGCAACTCAGCTTCCTGAAAg TACATTACTACGTTTAGCAGATGTCCTGTGGAATTCCCAAATCCCTCTTTTGGTCTGTAGGACATATGGACTAGTTGGTTATATGAGGATCATTATAAAAGAACATCCAG TAATCGAATCTCATCCAGACAATGCATTAGCGGATCTACGGCTGGATAAGCCATTTCCTGAGCTGAGAGAACATTTTCAGTCTTATGATTTGGAGCATATGGAAAAAAAG gaCCATAGCCACACTCCATGGATTGTGATCGTAGCTAAATATTTAGCACAGTGGTATAGTGAA ACAAATGGACGAATACCTAAAAcgtataaagaaaaagaagacttcaGAGATTTGATTAGACAAG GAATTCTGAAGAATGAAAATGGGGCTCCAGAAGATGAAGAGAATTTTGAAGAAGCTATTAAAAATGTGAACACAGCACTAAATACAACTCAG ATCCCAAGCAGTATTGAAGATATATTTAATGATGATCGCTGCATAAATATCACCAAACAg aCTCCATCATTTTGGATTTTAGCTCGTGCTTTAAAAGAATTTGTGGCCAAAGAGGGTCAAGGAAATTTACCTGTTCGAGGCACAATTCCTGATATGATCGCAGATTCAGGCAAATATATAAAACTGCAAAATGT TTACcgtgaaaaagcaaagaaagatgctgctgctgtgggTAATCATGTTGCCAAATTGCTGCAGTCTATCGGCCAG GCACCAGAGTCCATttcagagaaagaattaaaattactCT GCAGCAATTCTGCATTTCTTCGCGTAGTAAGATGTCGATCCTTAGCTGAAGAATATGGCTTGGATACAGTTAACAAGGATGAAATTA tttccaGCATGGACAATCCAGATAATGAGATAGTATTATACTTAATGTTACGGGCTGTTGATAGGTTTCATAAACAACATGGTAGATATCCAG GGGTATCTAACTATCAAGTTGAAGAAGATATAGGAAAGTTGAAGTCTTGTCTCACTGGCTTCCTTCAGGAATATGGATTATCTGTAATGGTGAAAGATGATTATGTCCACGAATT TTGCCGATACGGAGCTGCTGAGCCACACACCATTGCTGCGTTCTTAGGGG GAGCTGCTGCTCAAGAGGTTATCAAAATAATCACCAaacaatttgtaatttttaataatacttACATTTACAGTGGCATGTCACAAACGTCAGCAACTTTCCAGTTGTAG